The following are from one region of the bacterium genome:
- a CDS encoding PAS domain S-box protein: MMATEFFRHQLDYLYFVNGFAFILLASICMLLHQERTNRLPWYWLGLFGVLHGIHEWLEMLVVSLGDNLYFSSIRVGVLAVSFILVFEFGRIGIRKLDINIKSPARWIYIPLLAIALLGSRFGLSGFNASCRYTLGFIGTLYAAAALYFAGQREASRNRWLIFSAVSMVGYAVTGGIIVPKSVFLPASILNETSFVTVTGIPIQIFRTLFAILLVSFIWEYHQHHQRELWRQIEKKTRPHYGLQLTIVLLIILTSGWFLVDRVGKNAESREREHILNQAKIAAAAINPERFANLSGTLADLKNPDYIRLREQLILMNQSNPQLRWLYTMRLQNGKIPFIVDSIPEGEYGHVDSGQANYEQPPPELYTVFTTGLALTAGPYTDEWGSFVSGFAAIRDLKTQKVIGVLGIDIDAKDWYTMIATRRLAPIGVILFISLLITGFFIVRFRLIESAQRILASESNLQEAQSVAKIGSWILDVKTSRVTWSEELFRIFGLDPKQGAPSYPEEHRKIIHPEDMDKLDTAIHQAITEGKPYEIMLRVVRPNGELRYIMAIGKPRHAADGTVVQLFGTAQDITDRKLMEDALKQEREFIDAVITTVGALVVVLDRDGRIVRFNRACETTTGYKSDEVLGKPFWEFLIPPSELDTVLSGFRQLVSGTFPLDAFPSKQENHWITKDGRLRLISWTNTVLYDASGKVEYVIASGIDITERKQAELALKESEEKYRLIFNNVPLGIVHFDATGTVITCNDTLVQMLGSTKEKIIGLNLTTLPDKNMVIAVKKSLSGEFAHYEGDYRSVTSGKLVPIKVEYAPIILDDGTIIGGVGIIEDMTERKQAEETIRENELLFRTITTSAKDAIILMDNDGNISYWNQAAETIFGYRAAEILGKNLHATLAPAEYHAAHQAAFRKWQETGEGNVVGKTVELRARRKDGLEIPIELSLSSVLLKGRWHAVGVARDITERKRAEAEIYAAQQRYADLVNNLAVGVYRNTPGA; this comes from the coding sequence ATGATGGCGACAGAATTCTTCCGACATCAACTCGATTATCTCTACTTCGTTAATGGATTTGCCTTTATTCTTCTAGCATCAATTTGCATGCTCCTTCATCAAGAACGAACCAACCGACTGCCGTGGTATTGGCTCGGTTTATTCGGGGTTTTGCATGGGATTCATGAATGGCTAGAAATGCTGGTGGTAAGTCTTGGAGATAATCTCTATTTTTCGAGTATCCGAGTCGGGGTGCTGGCGGTATCATTCATCTTAGTATTTGAATTTGGCAGAATCGGAATCAGGAAGTTGGATATTAATATTAAAAGTCCTGCACGATGGATTTATATCCCGCTACTAGCTATTGCGTTACTCGGCAGTCGGTTCGGATTAAGTGGATTTAATGCTTCCTGTAGATATACGTTAGGATTCATTGGTACTCTCTATGCCGCAGCAGCACTTTATTTCGCTGGGCAGCGCGAAGCATCGCGAAATCGGTGGTTAATCTTTTCTGCGGTAAGCATGGTCGGTTATGCGGTTACCGGAGGAATCATTGTTCCGAAATCGGTTTTCCTACCGGCATCAATCCTTAATGAAACCTCATTTGTTACCGTAACCGGGATTCCTATTCAGATATTTCGAACACTTTTTGCGATACTACTCGTATCATTTATCTGGGAGTATCATCAACATCATCAACGGGAACTGTGGCGGCAGATAGAAAAGAAGACGCGCCCCCATTACGGGTTACAGCTAACCATTGTACTACTCATCATTTTAACCAGCGGATGGTTTTTGGTTGACCGAGTCGGAAAAAATGCTGAAAGTAGAGAACGGGAGCATATTCTTAATCAGGCGAAAATAGCGGCGGCAGCAATCAATCCGGAACGATTTGCGAATCTTAGCGGAACGTTAGCCGACCTAAAAAATCCGGATTATATTCGATTACGGGAACAACTGATTTTGATGAACCAATCGAATCCGCAATTGCGCTGGTTATATACGATGCGGTTGCAAAACGGTAAGATACCCTTTATTGTAGATTCAATTCCTGAAGGTGAATACGGTCATGTTGATTCGGGGCAAGCGAATTATGAACAACCACCACCGGAATTATATACGGTATTTACCACTGGGCTCGCATTAACGGCAGGACCATATACCGACGAATGGGGGAGTTTTGTCTCCGGTTTTGCGGCGATACGTGATTTGAAAACCCAGAAGGTTATTGGGGTGTTAGGGATAGATATTGATGCAAAAGATTGGTATACAATGATTGCAACCCGAAGGTTAGCGCCAATCGGGGTCATTTTGTTTATTTCACTATTAATCACCGGTTTTTTCATTGTTCGGTTTCGATTGATCGAATCCGCACAGCGGATACTAGCGAGTGAATCGAATTTGCAAGAAGCGCAATCGGTCGCTAAGATTGGCAGCTGGATTCTTGATGTAAAAACCTCGCGGGTTACTTGGAGCGAAGAACTGTTTCGGATATTTGGTCTCGACCCGAAGCAAGGTGCACCATCTTATCCAGAGGAACATCGGAAAATCATCCATCCCGAAGATATGGATAAACTCGATACTGCCATTCATCAAGCGATTACAGAAGGAAAACCGTATGAGATTATGCTCCGGGTAGTTCGTCCGAACGGTGAGCTTCGATATATTATGGCAATTGGAAAACCACGCCATGCCGCTGACGGTACCGTTGTTCAACTTTTTGGTACCGCACAAGATATTACCGACCGTAAACTGATGGAAGATGCGCTGAAACAAGAACGAGAGTTTATCGATGCGGTGATTACTACCGTCGGCGCGTTAGTGGTGGTTCTCGACCGAGACGGGCGGATTGTTCGGTTCAATCGCGCCTGCGAAACGACTACCGGTTATAAATCTGATGAAGTGCTTGGGAAGCCGTTCTGGGAATTTCTGATTCCGCCTAGTGAACTCGATACAGTTCTCAGCGGGTTTAGACAACTGGTAAGCGGAACCTTTCCGCTGGATGCATTTCCGAGTAAACAGGAAAACCATTGGATTACGAAAGATGGTCGATTACGACTTATCAGTTGGACAAATACGGTATTATATGATGCAAGCGGTAAGGTCGAATATGTTATCGCGAGCGGAATAGATATTACCGAACGGAAACAGGCGGAACTCGCCTTAAAGGAAAGTGAAGAGAAATATCGGCTGATATTTAATAATGTTCCGCTTGGAATAGTTCATTTTGATGCCACCGGTACGGTTATAACCTGTAACGATACGTTAGTGCAGATGCTTGGGTCAACAAAGGAAAAGATAATCGGATTAAATTTAACCACTCTGCCGGATAAAAATATGGTTATTGCGGTGAAAAAATCGTTAAGTGGTGAGTTTGCCCATTATGAAGGAGATTATCGTTCTGTAACCTCTGGGAAACTCGTTCCGATTAAAGTAGAGTATGCGCCGATTATTCTTGATGACGGAACGATTATTGGCGGGGTAGGTATCATTGAAGATATGACCGAGCGAAAGCAGGCGGAAGAAACGATACGTGAGAATGAACTATTGTTCCGAACAATAACGACTTCTGCTAAAGATGCGATTATTTTAATGGATAATGACGGGAATATTTCGTATTGGAATCAGGCGGCGGAGACAATTTTTGGGTATCGAGCGGCGGAAATTCTGGGGAAGAATTTGCATGCAACACTAGCGCCGGCAGAATATCACGCTGCCCATCAAGCGGCGTTCAGAAAATGGCAGGAGACCGGCGAAGGAAATGTGGTAGGGAAAACCGTTGAGTTACGTGCGCGCCGGAAAGACGGGCTAGAAATTCCGATAGAATTATCATTATCGTCGGTATTATTGAAAGGTCGGTGGCATGCGGTTGGGGTTGCTCGGGATATAACCGAGCGAAAGCGAGCAGAAGCGGAAATTTATGCGGCGCAACAGCGATATGCGGATTTAGTGAATAATCTAGCGGTTGGGGTGTATCGGAATACGCCGGGTGCC
- a CDS encoding leucyl aminopeptidase, with the protein MQIKVTAGDITSIKTDGIIINLFEGSKKPDGATAAVDKLLNTVISQMLSAGEFKGKLNEVAVIPTFGKLPAKKVAIVGLGKPEQFALDRIRQATAEAARTLRNSGAKRIASIVHGAGAGGISPEHAGQMVAEGAILGLYTFAKYQTKSGNSKQVDEFLLIESDTQKIPAVQSGVKKGEIIANAVNFTRDLVNEPASVMTPTELANRARKIARQVGLEIKVLGRPELEKLGFGALLAVAKGSQQPPQFIILRYWGAGKKSKLAPVGLIGKGITFDSGGISIKPWSGMDEMKADMAGAAAVIGTMVAIAQLKPKLNVTALVPATENLPSGSAFKPGDILRTFSGNTIEIVTTDAEGRLILADAIGYAKRLGLTPLIDVATLTGACDIALGPFTSGAFGNNQQLIDELIQASKPAGEYIWQMPMFEEYAELDKSNIADIKNIGGRSGGAITAAKFIEFFVGDTPWVHFDIAPTNFVGTSEKEKHYRLRGATGVMVRTLVNYLLSTSLEMNKRRGK; encoded by the coding sequence ATGCAAATTAAAGTTACTGCTGGAGATATAACCAGCATTAAAACTGATGGAATTATCATTAACCTTTTTGAAGGTAGCAAAAAACCGGACGGAGCAACGGCGGCAGTTGATAAATTGCTCAATACCGTTATTAGTCAGATGCTTTCAGCCGGTGAATTTAAAGGAAAACTGAATGAAGTTGCGGTTATCCCGACATTCGGGAAACTGCCGGCAAAAAAAGTTGCTATTGTCGGACTCGGTAAACCGGAACAATTCGCTCTCGACCGAATTCGGCAAGCGACCGCAGAAGCTGCGCGCACGTTACGGAACTCCGGCGCGAAACGTATCGCATCAATCGTTCATGGTGCCGGAGCCGGTGGAATATCGCCAGAGCATGCCGGACAAATGGTTGCTGAAGGAGCGATTCTCGGGTTATACACCTTTGCTAAATATCAAACGAAATCTGGAAATAGTAAACAGGTAGATGAATTTCTCCTCATTGAATCAGATACGCAGAAAATCCCAGCGGTACAATCTGGGGTTAAAAAAGGCGAAATCATTGCGAACGCCGTTAATTTCACCCGCGATTTGGTTAATGAACCGGCATCGGTTATGACCCCAACTGAATTAGCCAATCGCGCACGAAAAATCGCTCGGCAAGTTGGTTTAGAAATAAAAGTCCTTGGTCGCCCTGAACTTGAAAAACTTGGGTTCGGTGCGTTGCTTGCTGTAGCAAAAGGCAGTCAGCAACCGCCGCAGTTTATCATTCTTCGGTATTGGGGTGCAGGTAAAAAATCGAAATTAGCGCCGGTAGGTCTTATTGGAAAAGGGATAACCTTCGATTCCGGCGGGATTTCGATTAAACCGTGGAGCGGGATGGATGAAATGAAAGCGGATATGGCAGGAGCGGCTGCGGTTATCGGAACGATGGTTGCCATTGCCCAACTGAAACCGAAACTCAATGTTACCGCATTAGTTCCCGCAACAGAAAATCTGCCGAGCGGGTCAGCGTTTAAACCTGGAGATATCCTGCGAACGTTCAGCGGAAATACCATTGAAATCGTTACCACCGATGCGGAAGGAAGATTAATTTTAGCGGATGCGATTGGGTATGCTAAACGTCTCGGATTAACTCCGCTGATTGATGTCGCGACATTAACCGGTGCGTGTGATATTGCGCTCGGTCCATTCACTAGCGGCGCGTTTGGGAATAACCAGCAGCTTATTGATGAACTTATCCAAGCGAGTAAACCTGCTGGAGAATATATCTGGCAGATGCCGATGTTTGAAGAGTATGCGGAATTAGATAAAAGTAATATTGCGGATATTAAGAATATCGGCGGACGTAGCGGTGGTGCGATTACCGCAGCGAAATTCATCGAATTCTTCGTTGGAGATACCCCGTGGGTGCATTTTGATATCGCGCCGACGAATTTTGTTGGAACTAGCGAGAAAGAAAAACATTATCGGCTCCGTGGCGCTACTGGCGTTATGGTTCGGACGTTGGTGAACTATCTTCTCTCTACAAGTTTGGAAATGAATAAGCGCAGAGGAAAATAA